In one window of Spartinivicinus marinus DNA:
- a CDS encoding alpha/beta hydrolase: MTPTVAPLMENTTDVKPKQPANSHWLPVTGCRLYIRYWQPNYPAKGIVHILHGLAEHSGRYQRLAEWLNQQHFIVIAHDQRGHGKTGQQTQLGHFSDHNGWDYLISDVLSVQAWATDMFGELPVTLIGHSMGSYLAQDFLLTHSRAIHAVILSGSNHDLALKFTASRWIAQLERWRLGANTPSRLIDQLVFGRFNRRISPHHTNHDWLSRDSQQVAAYVADPLCGFISTPQLWVDLFQALQRINQVSNLKSIRSDLPIYVLGGRDDPISAGKRLKYLASALRAAGIKQVAEAIYVGGRHEMFNEINYQQVYTDMTDWLNSTFNSTPCNSLHVA; the protein is encoded by the coding sequence ATGACCCCCACTGTTGCACCGCTTATGGAAAACACAACCGATGTAAAACCCAAGCAACCAGCCAATAGTCACTGGTTACCAGTGACAGGCTGTCGTTTATATATCCGCTACTGGCAACCCAATTACCCTGCAAAAGGTATTGTTCATATTCTTCATGGGCTAGCGGAACACAGCGGCCGCTACCAACGGCTGGCAGAATGGCTCAACCAGCAACACTTTATTGTTATAGCCCATGACCAACGGGGGCATGGCAAAACGGGTCAGCAAACCCAACTCGGCCACTTCAGTGACCATAATGGCTGGGATTACCTCATCAGCGATGTACTCTCTGTTCAGGCCTGGGCCACTGACATGTTTGGCGAACTGCCTGTTACACTTATAGGGCATAGTATGGGCTCCTATCTTGCCCAAGACTTTTTATTAACCCATAGTCGGGCTATTCACGCCGTGATTTTATCTGGCTCTAATCATGACTTAGCCCTAAAATTTACTGCGAGTCGCTGGATTGCCCAACTTGAGCGTTGGCGTTTAGGAGCAAACACCCCTAGTCGTCTAATTGACCAACTGGTATTTGGTCGCTTCAACCGTCGTATTTCTCCGCATCATACAAACCATGACTGGCTCAGTCGAGATAGCCAACAAGTAGCTGCTTATGTCGCAGATCCATTGTGTGGCTTTATTAGTACACCACAACTGTGGGTCGATTTATTTCAAGCACTCCAACGCATTAACCAAGTGAGTAACCTAAAATCGATACGTTCAGACTTACCCATCTATGTGCTTGGAGGCCGAGATGACCCCATCAGTGCCGGCAAGCGCTTGAAATATCTAGCAAGTGCTTTACGAGCCGCCGGTATAAAGCAGGTCGCCGAAGCCATTTATGTGGGTGGCCGTCATGAAATGTTTAATGAAATTAACTACCAACAAGTGTATACCGATATGACGGACTGGTTAAACAGCACTTTTAATTCAACACCATGCAACTCTTTACATGTTGCATGA
- a CDS encoding substrate-binding periplasmic protein encodes MDLALINLTCLWHPCLVATNLLLIIFSCWLGLFATTAFGAKTFTFITEEQPPYAGSNMKDLGWAWVVAKTAVESQGYTAALRIESWARALEDSKQGLTDALFLAFWTEERLQWYEYTVPIAQIESGLFKLKERKDLAFNGDLKALKPYEIGVCRGCAIADEFDEVDYLNKVTQKNTENGLKMLFVKRLDFVAANRPTAEILLNKLEPAYKGISQKIIFIKPALQVNDLLVGISKKAPDYKKKLRDFNRGMKQLFLDGTYHKIQKQYGFKQ; translated from the coding sequence GTGGATTTAGCCTTGATTAATTTAACATGTCTCTGGCATCCTTGTTTGGTAGCAACCAACCTTCTATTGATAATATTTAGCTGTTGGCTAGGCCTATTCGCCACGACAGCGTTCGGAGCAAAAACATTTACCTTTATTACTGAAGAGCAGCCCCCATATGCTGGCTCAAATATGAAAGATTTGGGTTGGGCGTGGGTTGTAGCTAAAACGGCTGTTGAATCTCAAGGTTATACTGCAGCGCTGCGAATTGAATCCTGGGCCAGAGCACTTGAAGATTCTAAACAAGGTTTAACGGACGCTTTGTTTTTAGCGTTTTGGACAGAAGAAAGACTGCAGTGGTATGAGTATACAGTGCCTATTGCACAAATTGAGTCAGGGTTATTTAAACTGAAAGAAAGAAAGGATCTTGCTTTTAACGGTGACCTTAAAGCATTAAAACCTTATGAAATTGGTGTTTGCCGAGGCTGTGCCATTGCTGATGAGTTTGATGAGGTTGATTACTTAAATAAAGTAACTCAGAAAAATACCGAAAATGGCTTAAAAATGTTGTTTGTAAAACGACTAGATTTTGTTGCTGCTAACAGGCCAACCGCTGAAATTTTGCTTAATAAACTGGAGCCAGCTTATAAAGGGATTAGCCAAAAAATTATTTTTATAAAACCGGCTCTTCAGGTGAATGATTTATTAGTTGGAATTTCAAAAAAAGCACCTGATTATAAAAAGAAATTAAGAGATTTTAACCGAGGTATGAAACAGTTATTTCTTGATGGCACTTATCATAAAATTCAAAAACAGTATGGGTTTAAGCAATAA
- a CDS encoding DUF5329 family protein → MDSMINRWVLLVASMFVLVSPTQASEQFANEVRYLKQQVKDTHCRFLYNGKQYQPAAMLDYIERKQTVFKDDISNAEEFIVLTASRSAKTGQPLKIQCPGKPAMKTKGWLLDKLQTYRLMSQSVAN, encoded by the coding sequence ATGGATAGTATGATTAATCGCTGGGTCTTATTGGTGGCGTCAATGTTTGTATTGGTTAGCCCAACCCAGGCATCGGAACAATTTGCCAACGAAGTACGTTATCTAAAACAACAAGTGAAGGATACTCACTGCCGTTTTTTGTATAACGGCAAACAATATCAACCAGCCGCTATGCTCGACTATATCGAACGCAAGCAAACGGTTTTTAAAGACGATATTAGCAATGCTGAAGAGTTTATTGTGTTAACTGCCAGCAGAAGCGCAAAAACAGGGCAGCCCTTAAAAATCCAATGCCCTGGTAAACCCGCTATGAAAACCAAAGGCTGGTTATTGGATAAACTACAAACGTATCGGTTAATGAGCCAATCAGTCGCTAATTAG
- a CDS encoding diguanylate cyclase domain-containing protein, which translates to MNLGLRQKIATTILVVTVVLLLISGSLYYINSQQALTQAIKHHLATTLTIQAARLNQVIQQHQERLALLTSRTQLRLSLRDHLEVPNPAALAKVTKILIDAKKAIPDFRGIMVLSLQGDVLAATEPALLDSDFTDLHLPTPTPQMWVRVVVTPQNQKQLHIVSPLVLENKELGQLVVIAGLESIQAIVTGLIGLGLSEETIISYQTAEGQVESILPVRFANQLQPFQLKINPFKLITAGQAPELLELTDYQGHQVFAYVTTFSKTGWGMTLKIDQDEALAPLARQRHFMIIALLVSAFVTILFAVFLATSITRPINSLTHVAVMIANGDLSQRIHSFTNDELGVLARAFNQMADKLIAANELLEERVRNKTRDLAETNEKLLLANSQLERISRLDGLTEIANRRAFDQVLAQEWSRCQREEKRLALILLDVDLFKNYNDMLGHLAGDQCLKQIAKEIESTCQRPGDLTARYGGEEFVVLLPNTDSAHAHLVANKIQEQIKALVIAHPKSATGYVTLSMGIAACIPSRELQPADLIDQADQALYQAKQQGRNQIVEYTPADD; encoded by the coding sequence TTGAATTTGGGTCTTAGACAAAAAATAGCAACTACCATTTTAGTGGTAACCGTTGTGCTGCTGTTGATTAGTGGATCTTTGTATTATATCAATAGCCAGCAGGCACTCACTCAAGCAATTAAACATCACCTGGCGACCACTCTCACTATCCAGGCTGCCAGGTTGAATCAGGTTATTCAGCAGCATCAAGAGCGCCTGGCATTGCTTACCAGTCGAACTCAGCTGAGACTGTCTTTACGTGACCATTTGGAAGTGCCAAACCCTGCTGCCTTAGCTAAAGTCACTAAAATTTTAATTGACGCAAAAAAAGCCATTCCAGATTTTAGAGGGATTATGGTGCTTTCATTGCAGGGAGACGTACTCGCTGCAACAGAGCCTGCTCTACTAGATAGTGACTTTACTGACTTACACTTGCCGACGCCTACGCCACAAATGTGGGTAAGAGTGGTTGTTACCCCACAAAATCAAAAGCAATTGCACATTGTTAGCCCTCTTGTATTGGAAAATAAAGAGCTAGGTCAGTTGGTGGTGATAGCCGGTTTGGAAAGTATTCAGGCTATTGTGACTGGCTTGATAGGGCTAGGGCTGTCTGAAGAGACGATTATTAGTTATCAAACTGCAGAGGGACAGGTTGAGTCTATTTTACCTGTGCGTTTTGCCAATCAATTGCAGCCGTTTCAGCTTAAGATTAATCCGTTTAAGTTGATAACGGCCGGTCAAGCCCCAGAACTATTGGAATTAACTGACTATCAAGGGCATCAAGTATTTGCTTATGTCACTACATTTTCCAAAACTGGTTGGGGAATGACCTTGAAAATTGATCAAGATGAAGCGTTAGCTCCTTTGGCTAGGCAGCGTCATTTCATGATAATTGCTTTATTAGTTTCAGCTTTTGTCACCATTTTATTTGCGGTTTTTCTGGCAACCAGCATTACTCGCCCCATTAACAGCTTAACCCACGTGGCTGTCATGATTGCCAATGGGGATTTAAGTCAACGTATTCATAGCTTTACCAATGATGAACTAGGAGTATTAGCTAGAGCATTTAATCAAATGGCAGATAAGTTAATTGCTGCAAATGAATTGCTTGAAGAACGAGTCAGAAATAAAACACGAGATTTAGCGGAAACGAATGAAAAACTGCTTCTGGCAAATAGCCAGTTAGAACGTATTTCTCGATTAGATGGTTTGACTGAAATTGCTAATCGACGCGCCTTTGACCAGGTATTAGCGCAAGAGTGGAGTCGCTGCCAGCGTGAAGAAAAAAGGCTGGCTTTGATTTTGTTAGATGTTGATCTATTTAAAAACTACAATGACATGCTTGGTCATTTAGCGGGTGATCAGTGTTTAAAACAAATTGCAAAAGAAATTGAAAGCACTTGTCAGCGTCCAGGGGATCTGACGGCTCGCTATGGTGGTGAGGAGTTTGTTGTACTGCTGCCAAACACCGATAGTGCTCATGCGCACCTGGTGGCTAATAAGATTCAAGAGCAAATAAAAGCTCTAGTCATTGCTCATCCAAAATCTGCTACGGGGTATGTGACACTAAGCATGGGGATTGCTGCTTGTATCCCCAGCCGGGAATTACAACCAGCAGATTTAATTGATCAAGCTGATCAAGCACTTTATCAGGCTAAGCAACAAGGGCGTAATCAGATAGTTGAGTACACGCCAGCTGATGACTAA
- a CDS encoding jacalin-like lectin, with protein MSNIVTKPFGGNGGSEFTKQAVRELGLRTGSRVDQIRINGVAHGGNGGSDQGSITLGFDEYINKLRIRSGAEVDYVQFFTNLDRQIGGGGDGGGPSELENIRVLSIGGRSGSRVDKLNIELVENYVPSTVEAKNIGFILSYTSPFQELYEYQDSYQKTVDSYEKVTESMLSQTYSASIEGEYYVKVSASTKIELKSTSMESIKKELQEELKSGSYGKITIKEGYVGVLLVNGTLMKSGEGDQFWMYPTSELSYSVIKISDYKNVLGHYDLTGELYTQMPGLLDYKEIKNGYTYYRR; from the coding sequence ATGTCTAATATTGTAACAAAACCCTTCGGTGGTAACGGCGGTAGTGAATTTACGAAACAAGCCGTTAGGGAGTTGGGCTTGCGTACCGGTTCACGTGTTGATCAAATTCGTATAAATGGCGTTGCACATGGTGGTAATGGGGGAAGTGACCAAGGCTCAATCACCTTAGGATTTGACGAATATATTAATAAATTACGCATACGTTCAGGGGCTGAGGTCGACTATGTGCAATTTTTTACCAACCTCGATCGTCAAATTGGTGGAGGCGGTGATGGTGGTGGCCCCAGTGAACTTGAAAATATTCGGGTGTTGTCCATTGGGGGTCGTTCAGGCTCTCGGGTCGATAAGCTGAATATCGAGTTGGTTGAGAATTATGTGCCATCAACGGTAGAAGCAAAAAATATCGGCTTTATTCTTAGTTACACCTCGCCTTTTCAAGAACTGTATGAGTACCAGGACAGTTACCAAAAAACTGTCGATAGTTATGAAAAGGTGACTGAGAGTATGCTCAGTCAAACGTATAGTGCTAGTATTGAAGGTGAGTATTACGTTAAAGTTTCAGCTTCCACGAAAATCGAATTGAAAAGCACCTCAATGGAAAGTATTAAAAAAGAGTTGCAAGAGGAGCTAAAATCAGGTTCGTATGGAAAAATCACCATTAAAGAAGGTTATGTAGGTGTGTTGTTGGTCAATGGTACCTTGATGAAATCTGGTGAAGGTGACCAGTTTTGGATGTATCCTACCTCTGAATTGTCCTATTCAGTCATAAAAATATCGGATTATAAAAATGTGTTAGGTCACTACGACCTTACTGGCGAGTTGTACACACAAATGCCGGGCTTGCTAGATTATAAAGAAATCAAGAACGGTTATACTTATTATAGACGTTAA
- a CDS encoding methyltransferase family protein → MNKPLDEHSFNHKGQFICLTIFLAVWIADSFVLKYTTFYSQYIPVWFRIIIFILTILSVVLIIRAAILSFPENKDVDNVISDGVFKYLRHPMYFSCIVLYIGLSLSTVSLIAFFLTLPIFLFYNQIAKYEEKSLMERLGKPYLVYIQKSSRWLPIKVKNDINI, encoded by the coding sequence ATGAATAAACCTCTCGACGAGCACTCTTTTAATCACAAGGGGCAGTTTATATGTTTAACTATATTTTTAGCTGTTTGGATAGCTGACTCATTTGTACTTAAATATACAACGTTCTACTCACAGTATATTCCTGTATGGTTTCGTATTATCATTTTTATATTGACTATTTTATCGGTAGTGTTGATAATTAGAGCTGCAATTCTTTCGTTTCCAGAAAATAAAGATGTAGATAATGTCATTTCAGATGGTGTATTCAAGTATCTGAGACACCCAATGTATTTTTCGTGTATAGTTTTATACATAGGTCTTTCACTATCTACAGTATCATTAATTGCATTCTTCTTGACCCTACCTATATTTCTATTCTATAACCAAATTGCTAAATATGAAGAAAAAAGCCTAATGGAACGGCTAGGAAAACCGTATCTTGTATACATACAAAAGTCCAGTAGATGGCTACCAATAAAAGTGAAAAATGATATTAATATCTAG
- the hrpA gene encoding ATP-dependent RNA helicase HrpA, with the protein MVSIGELKKQINRCMLKDRFPLRRALQQQFKHKDSAKLAQLAEKVAVSCQQVATRQAGLPKPEYDDALPIAQKREEIAKAIEANQVVVIAGETGSGKTTQLPKICLELGRGVYGTIGHTQPRRLAARSVASRISEELNSELGQQVGYQVRFTDQVSDNTLIKLMTDGILLAEIQQDRFLNQYDTLIIDEAHERSLNIDFLLGYLKHILPKRPDLKLIITSATIDVERFSRHFDNAPVIEVSGRTYPVEVYYRPLTELNEDDEEASKEQDISIQQGIANVLTEIEHQERQEKYVGSNDVLVFLSGEWEIRETAHFLRKCQFRDTEILPLYARLSAAEQQRIFQSHRGRRVILATNVAETSLTVPGIKYVIDPGFARISRYSYRSKVQRLPIEAVSQASANQRKGRCGRVSDGVCFRLYSEEDFLGRPEFTDAEILRTNLAAVILQMLKLRLGEITDFPFVDPPDSRFIKDGFRLLHELGAVTQQNKLTPVGHQLSQLPIDPRLGRMLLAAGEIRALNEVLVVVSALGVQDPRERPVEKQQAADQAHNEFKDDDSDFMSVLNLWQFYEEQRQELSQSQLRKLCKKRFLSFMRMREWRDLHRQLMLACKQLNLPFNQEPAAYASIHQSLLAGLLSHLGNKTEQSEYLGARNKKFHIFPGSALFKKQPKWLITAELVETSKLYARMNAKIDPVWVEPFAKHLVKIQHFEPHWEKRRQQVVGFEQVSLFGLVIVPKRKVDFGKIDPDAAREIFIQSALVEGELHTKGQFFQHNLQLLEAVDELEAKARRRDILVEPEVLAAFYRERIPLWVHSGRQFEQWRQKAEKNNPQLLWLTKEYLMQHDAAHITEEAFPDQFEWQGISLPLSYQFDPAREDDGVSIAVPVSLLRQLPKYRLEWLVPGLLYDKCVALVRALPKAVRKNFVPVPDYVKAALEQMTPSDEPLTQLLGERLFRMAGSRIAAESWQLANLDPHFLMNIKVLTDDGKLLGEGRDLIELQQRFADQLESGVQQVADSNFERTGLIEWDFAEIPPLLEQQRGSVVIKAYPALIDEGKTVGLTLFSSASWASHMFQQGLTRLAVLRLAGQLNYFAKSTPDWRQLAMYAVNLLNKQELQTELQYAAVKACLPEDSKNWPRDAVAFEQWVQQVKQELEGCFKQITDCVTTVLDLYQQIQRRLKGTIQLSMARSLADVKAQLQQLVYKGFIKDTPLVRLLEYPRYLQAILIRLDKLGQQQAKDRASTEELQNLWDQYLQKSDDLSSQKIINPELEEYRWLLEEYRVSLFAQVLKTKVPISAKRLRKHWELVCS; encoded by the coding sequence GTGGTCTCTATTGGTGAATTAAAAAAACAAATCAACCGCTGTATGCTGAAGGATCGCTTCCCATTGCGGCGGGCATTGCAACAACAATTCAAACACAAAGACTCAGCCAAACTGGCTCAACTGGCCGAAAAAGTAGCAGTATCCTGTCAACAGGTAGCCACTCGACAAGCGGGCCTGCCAAAGCCTGAGTACGATGATGCCTTGCCTATTGCCCAAAAGCGGGAAGAAATTGCCAAGGCAATTGAAGCGAATCAGGTGGTAGTGATAGCGGGTGAAACAGGCTCAGGGAAAACCACGCAGTTGCCGAAAATATGTTTGGAACTAGGGCGGGGAGTATACGGCACTATTGGTCATACCCAGCCTCGTCGTTTGGCAGCGCGCTCAGTGGCCAGTCGGATTAGCGAAGAGCTTAACAGTGAACTAGGCCAGCAGGTGGGCTATCAGGTGCGTTTTACTGATCAAGTCAGTGATAACACCTTAATTAAATTAATGACCGATGGTATTTTACTGGCAGAAATACAACAGGATCGTTTTTTAAATCAGTACGACACGTTAATTATTGATGAAGCCCATGAACGCAGCTTAAATATCGATTTTTTATTAGGTTACTTAAAGCATATCTTACCCAAACGACCTGATTTAAAGCTGATTATTACCTCGGCGACCATTGATGTTGAACGGTTTTCCCGTCATTTTGATAATGCACCTGTCATTGAGGTTTCTGGCCGTACTTATCCCGTCGAAGTCTATTATCGCCCGCTGACCGAACTAAATGAAGATGACGAAGAGGCCAGTAAAGAGCAGGATATTAGCATTCAGCAGGGCATTGCTAATGTCTTAACTGAAATTGAGCATCAAGAGCGGCAAGAGAAGTACGTTGGCAGTAATGATGTGCTGGTGTTTTTAAGTGGTGAATGGGAAATCCGCGAGACAGCCCATTTTTTACGTAAATGCCAGTTTCGAGACACTGAAATATTGCCCTTATATGCACGATTAAGTGCTGCGGAACAACAACGGATTTTCCAATCCCATCGTGGCCGGCGGGTTATTTTAGCCACCAATGTGGCGGAAACGTCTTTAACCGTACCTGGTATTAAGTATGTGATTGATCCGGGGTTTGCCCGCATTAGCCGTTACAGCTATCGGTCGAAAGTGCAACGGCTGCCAATTGAGGCTGTTTCCCAAGCCAGTGCTAACCAGCGGAAAGGGCGTTGTGGGCGGGTCAGTGATGGTGTGTGTTTCCGCTTATATTCTGAAGAAGATTTTTTAGGGCGGCCTGAATTTACCGATGCAGAAATTTTACGGACTAACCTAGCCGCTGTTATTTTACAAATGCTGAAACTGCGGCTGGGAGAAATTACGGATTTTCCTTTTGTTGACCCGCCTGACTCTCGTTTTATTAAAGATGGTTTTCGATTACTCCATGAATTAGGGGCGGTTACTCAGCAAAATAAGCTAACCCCGGTCGGTCATCAGCTTAGCCAGCTGCCAATTGATCCCCGCTTAGGTCGAATGTTACTAGCTGCGGGAGAAATTCGAGCCTTAAATGAAGTATTGGTGGTTGTCAGTGCGTTGGGGGTTCAAGACCCACGGGAGCGCCCTGTCGAAAAACAGCAGGCTGCTGATCAAGCTCATAATGAATTCAAAGATGATGATTCAGACTTTATGAGTGTATTAAATTTATGGCAGTTTTATGAAGAACAGCGCCAGGAGTTAAGTCAAAGTCAATTAAGAAAACTCTGTAAAAAGCGCTTTTTATCCTTTATGCGAATGCGGGAGTGGCGAGATTTACACCGGCAATTAATGTTAGCTTGTAAGCAACTCAATTTGCCATTTAATCAAGAACCGGCGGCGTATGCCTCTATTCATCAGTCGTTATTGGCTGGTTTATTGAGTCATTTAGGTAATAAAACCGAGCAAAGTGAATATTTAGGTGCACGCAATAAAAAATTTCATATTTTCCCGGGCTCGGCACTCTTTAAAAAACAGCCAAAATGGTTAATAACGGCTGAATTAGTAGAAACCTCGAAGCTTTATGCGCGAATGAATGCCAAAATTGATCCTGTCTGGGTTGAGCCATTTGCTAAGCATTTAGTCAAAATACAACACTTTGAACCCCATTGGGAAAAACGTCGCCAACAAGTGGTTGGTTTTGAGCAGGTGTCTTTGTTTGGTTTGGTGATTGTACCAAAACGGAAAGTGGATTTTGGCAAAATTGACCCAGATGCAGCACGGGAAATTTTTATTCAAAGTGCATTAGTAGAAGGTGAGTTACACACCAAAGGCCAGTTTTTTCAGCATAATTTACAATTGCTGGAAGCGGTTGATGAGTTGGAAGCTAAAGCGCGGCGACGAGATATTTTAGTGGAGCCAGAAGTGCTGGCAGCGTTTTATCGAGAGCGAATCCCTCTCTGGGTGCATAGTGGCCGACAGTTTGAGCAGTGGCGTCAAAAAGCCGAGAAGAATAATCCGCAACTGTTGTGGTTAACTAAAGAATATTTAATGCAGCATGATGCTGCACATATTACAGAAGAAGCATTTCCTGACCAGTTTGAATGGCAAGGCATTAGTTTGCCGCTCAGCTATCAATTTGACCCCGCCAGAGAAGATGATGGTGTGAGTATAGCAGTGCCTGTGTCACTGTTACGGCAGTTGCCTAAGTATCGACTGGAGTGGCTAGTGCCAGGGTTACTATACGACAAGTGTGTAGCACTAGTCAGAGCCTTGCCAAAAGCGGTTCGTAAGAATTTTGTCCCGGTACCAGACTATGTCAAAGCGGCGCTGGAACAGATGACGCCAAGTGATGAGCCGTTAACCCAACTATTGGGTGAACGATTATTTCGCATGGCAGGTAGCCGTATAGCTGCAGAAAGTTGGCAACTTGCTAATCTTGACCCCCATTTTTTAATGAATATTAAGGTGCTGACTGATGATGGTAAGTTGCTGGGAGAGGGGCGTGATTTAATTGAATTGCAACAACGCTTTGCTGACCAATTGGAATCTGGTGTACAACAAGTGGCGGATAGCAACTTTGAACGAACAGGCTTGATTGAGTGGGACTTTGCAGAAATACCGCCGCTGTTGGAGCAACAGCGGGGTAGTGTGGTGATCAAAGCTTATCCTGCATTAATCGATGAAGGAAAAACCGTTGGTTTAACTTTGTTTAGTTCGGCCAGCTGGGCTAGCCATATGTTTCAGCAAGGTTTAACTCGATTGGCAGTATTAAGGCTAGCAGGTCAACTGAATTATTTTGCTAAAAGCACACCTGATTGGCGGCAACTGGCCATGTATGCAGTGAACTTACTAAATAAACAGGAGCTGCAAACAGAGTTACAGTATGCGGCAGTTAAAGCCTGTTTGCCAGAGGACAGTAAAAACTGGCCAAGGGATGCTGTGGCATTTGAGCAATGGGTTCAACAGGTTAAGCAGGAGTTGGAAGGGTGTTTTAAGCAAATTACTGATTGTGTTACCACTGTTTTAGATTTATATCAGCAAATTCAACGCCGCTTAAAAGGCACCATTCAATTATCAATGGCACGTTCATTAGCGGATGTGAAGGCACAACTACAACAGCTAGTGTATAAAGGCTTTATCAAAGATACACCACTTGTCAGGCTGTTGGAGTATCCTCGCTATCTACAAGCCATACTGATCCGCCTGGATAAACTAGGCCAGCAGCAGGCTAAAGATAGAGCCAGCACTGAAGAGTTACAAAATCTTTGGGATCAGTACCTGCAAAAATCAGATGATCTGTCTAGCCAGAAAATCATTAACCCTGAGTTAGAAGAGTATCGTTGGTTGTTAGAAGAGTACCGAGTATCGCTGTTTGCTCAAGTATTAAAGACCAAGGTGCCCATTTCAGCCAAACGGTTAAGGAAACACTGGGAGTTGGTGTGTTCATAG
- a CDS encoding AMP-binding protein, giving the protein MTVDFWKDKYPTGIPREISTGEFTSILDVFEASCKKFGDLPAFSNLGQVLTYRQLDQLSSQFAAYLQNETDLKPGDRIAIQMPNILQFPIATFGALRAGLIVVNTNPLYTEREMEHQFNDSGAKALVVLANMAHLAEDVVPKTQIKHVIVTQVGDMLPLLKRVVVNCAVKYLKKMVPSYYLPQAVGFLDVLSKGKHHSLQPHQASFDDVAILQYTGGTTGVAKGAMLTHRNIVANMFQCKAITCHILEEGKETVIAPLPLYHIYAFTFHCMVGLFLGLHNVLITNPRDLPGFIDTLEKQPFTVFVGLNTLFVGLMNNERFRQLNFKPLKLTLSGGMALQLDTANRWEQLTGCKVCEGYGMTETSPVVSTNPLPDVKLGSIGMPIPSTEIKLCDDEGNDLPFHETGELCVRGPQVMKGYWNREEETAKVLSEDGWLKTGDIATVDEQGYIKIVDRKKDMIVVSGFNVYPNELEDELATHPDVLQCAAIGVPSEKTGEAIKMFVVSKNPNLTQEELVNYLKERVTGYKVPRVFEFRDELPTTNVGKILRRELRDQELLKLKKAS; this is encoded by the coding sequence ATGACTGTGGACTTCTGGAAGGACAAATACCCAACAGGGATTCCCCGTGAAATTTCAACGGGAGAGTTCACTTCCATTCTGGATGTATTTGAAGCATCCTGTAAGAAGTTCGGTGATTTACCCGCCTTTTCTAATCTAGGACAAGTATTAACCTATCGACAGCTGGATCAGCTCAGTAGCCAATTTGCAGCTTACTTGCAAAATGAAACAGATTTAAAGCCAGGTGATCGCATTGCTATCCAAATGCCGAATATATTGCAGTTTCCCATCGCTACATTTGGTGCGTTGCGTGCAGGGTTGATTGTAGTGAATACGAATCCGCTGTATACCGAGCGGGAAATGGAGCATCAGTTTAATGATTCTGGTGCGAAGGCACTTGTTGTATTAGCCAATATGGCTCACCTAGCGGAAGATGTGGTACCCAAAACTCAAATTAAGCATGTTATCGTGACTCAGGTAGGCGATATGCTGCCCTTGTTAAAACGAGTTGTGGTGAACTGTGCGGTCAAATACCTTAAAAAAATGGTGCCCAGCTATTACCTTCCTCAGGCGGTAGGGTTTCTTGACGTGTTAAGCAAAGGGAAACATCACAGCTTACAGCCCCATCAAGCGAGTTTTGACGATGTGGCTATTTTGCAATACACCGGTGGTACGACAGGTGTTGCTAAAGGAGCCATGCTGACTCACCGTAATATTGTAGCCAATATGTTTCAGTGTAAGGCGATTACTTGCCATATCTTGGAAGAAGGGAAAGAAACTGTCATAGCGCCTTTACCGCTTTACCATATTTATGCGTTTACCTTTCACTGTATGGTGGGGTTATTTTTAGGGTTGCACAATGTATTAATTACCAACCCTCGTGACTTACCTGGTTTTATTGATACCTTGGAAAAACAGCCGTTTACCGTATTTGTTGGTTTAAACACATTATTTGTGGGTTTGATGAATAATGAGCGGTTTCGCCAACTGAACTTTAAACCGTTAAAGCTGACACTGTCTGGCGGAATGGCTTTACAGTTAGATACCGCTAATCGTTGGGAGCAACTAACAGGTTGTAAAGTGTGTGAAGGATATGGCATGACTGAAACATCACCTGTGGTCAGTACCAATCCATTGCCTGATGTCAAACTAGGATCGATTGGTATGCCGATTCCTTCAACAGAGATTAAGTTGTGTGATGATGAAGGTAATGATCTTCCATTTCATGAAACGGGGGAGCTGTGCGTGCGTGGCCCACAGGTAATGAAGGGCTATTGGAATCGAGAGGAAGAAACAGCCAAAGTGTTGTCAGAAGATGGCTGGTTAAAAACCGGTGATATTGCCACTGTCGATGAACAGGGTTATATCAAAATTGTGGATCGTAAAAAGGATATGATTGTCGTCTCAGGGTTTAATGTGTACCCCAATGAATTAGAGGACGAATTAGCTACTCACCCCGATGTGTTGCAATGTGCGGCGATTGGTGTGCCCAGTGAAAAAACCGGCGAAGCCATAAAAATGTTTGTGGTTAGCAAAAACCCCAACTTAACCCAGGAAGAATTGGTTAATTATTTAAAAGAGCGAGTCACTGGCTATAAAGTACCAAGAGTGTTTGAGTTTCGGGATGAATTACCTACGACAAATGTAGGGAAAATATTACGCCGTGAATTGCGAGATCAGGAATTATTGAAGTTGAAAAAGGCGAGTTAA